In one window of Megalopta genalis isolate 19385.01 chromosome 4, iyMegGena1_principal, whole genome shotgun sequence DNA:
- the Su(Tpl) gene encoding suppressor of Triplolethal isoform X3 translates to MRIQANDDVYETTRHRMAVAEENNKNKCTRVIKANGPDIGRKVKVKATGKTIPSLSNSRHRESTSIPSFGSQPRLSSSSYKPAASNNPPPVRNPPEKKCSDVMRRPLRERLIHLLALRPYKKPELYDRINREGIKERERSIMTTILKQVAFMRDNTYHLQRFVWNDVQEDWLYYTEQEKAMLKRRKPQNLTPPGSSDGGSSGSGQSPNSTHPGSPPAITAPPPPLGAKRPGYYQGNDGLPTKKQRVSRCKKPEPSTGSATAVENRRTASSGGSNNSNSVSGVPGGGAGGGSSASGSGGGSGVDIWDQRQRLHDRRGDYRPERTANSDVLRGGSYPASKPFLTPTSDSEENNRTSHRDNVVVASAGSTSHGFNAGSNSATSHNSHSSVAHSNSLSGSSRHYHAAGKTAVAAAAAGAVGNGVATVDYVPRSSAVNDGGSAASSYSGSSNGTDRRDRSDRGEWNDRRERNERHDRGRGGDKDRDSKKRNTGNATNSSYNDLASLDYAANEDTTVTTSTCNLDLPESPKPLEYPDYLTSYTTISSEEQRRRYKDEFTADYEEYRKLHTQVAKVSERFTQLEERLKQEQRNGNMYEYQEIRQQILSDYNETKRDPIHREMKRRFHYLHEKLSHIKRLVLEYDTLHYGYSMEFGYTANADGSNEIKEIDSLHY, encoded by the exons CACCAGGGTCATCAAGGCGAATGGGCCGGACATCGGGCGCAAGGTGAAGGTGAAAGCGACCGGAAAGACCATACCGTCTTTATCGAACTCGAGGCATAGGGAATCGACGAGCATTCCATCATTCGGCAGCCAGCCCAGACTGTCGTCTTCCTCCTACAAACCAGCCGCTAGTAATAATCCACCGCCGGTACGGAATCCGCCGGAGAAGAAGTGCTCCGACGTCATGCGCAGGCCATTGAG GGAGAGGCTTATCCACCTCCTTGCTTTGAGGCCGTACAAGAAGCCTGAGCTGTATGACCGCATAAACAGAG AGGGTATAAAGGAACGAGAGCGCAGCATCATGACGACTATTCTAAAGCAGGTGGCGTTCATGAGGGACAACACGTACCATCTGCAGAGGTTTGTGTGGAACGATGTCCAAGAAGACTGGCTTTACTACACCGAGCAGGAGAAGGCTATGTTAAAGAGGAGGAAACCTCAGAATCTTACTCCTCCTGGCTCCAGTGACGGTGGATCCAGCG GTAGCGGACAATCGCCGAATTCCACTCATCCAGGTTCCCCGCCGGCGATCACGGCTCCGCCTCCGCCACTGGGCGCAAAACGGCCCGGCTACTATCAGGGTAACGACGGTCTGCCGACGAAGAAGCAACGGGTGTCACGCTGCAAGAAACCCGAGCCGAGCACCGGCTCGGCGACCGCCGTGGAGAACAGAAGGACGGCTAGTAGTGGTGgcagtaataatagtaacagtGTCAGTGGAGTCCCCGGCGGTGGAGCCGGTGGTGGTAGTAGTGCTAGTGGCAGTGGTGGTGGCAGCGGTGTTGACATTTGGGACCAGAGGCAGCGTCTGCATGATCGTCGCGGCGATTACCGGCCGGAAAGAACAGCGAACAGTGATGTGCTACGTGGTGGCAGCTATCCAGCCAGTAAACCGTTCTTGACGCCGACCAGTGACAGTGAGGAGAACAACCGGACCAGTCATCGGGACAACGTGGTCGTCGCGAGCGCCGGGTCCACGTCGCACGGGTTCAACGCCGGCAGCAACTCAGCCACCAGCCATAATTCTCATAGTAGTGTAGCCCATAGTAATTCGTTGAGCGGCAGCAGCCGTCACTACCATGCCGCCGGGAAgacggcggtggcggcggcggcggccggtgCTGTTGGCAACGGGGTGGCGACGGTGGATTACGTGCCGCGTTCAAGTGCCGTGAATGACGGTGGTAGTGCAGCTAGTAGTTACAGTGGTAGTTCGAACGGCACAGACAGGAGAGACAGGAGCGACAGGGGCGAATGGAACGACAGGAGGGAGAGGAACGAGAGGCACGACAGGGGACGAGGCGGCGACAAGGACCGGGACTCCAAGAAGAGAAACACCGGCAACGCTACCAACTCATCCTACAACGACCTGGCTAGTCTTGATTACGCTGCCAACGAGGACACCACTGTCACCACCTCCACCTGCAATCTCGACCTGCCGGAGAGCCCTAAACCATTGGAGTACCCGGACTACCTCAC ATCCTACACGACAATAAGCAGCGAGGAACAGAGAAGACGTTACAAGGACGAGTTCACTGCTGATTACGAGGAATATCGAAAGTTGCACACACAAGTAGCAAAGGTGTCGGAACGATTCACGCAACTTGAGGAACGGTTGAAGCAAGAACAAAGAAATGGCAACATGTACGAATATCAG GAAATAAGACAGCAAATTTTAAGCGATTATAACGAGACGAAACGGGACCCTATACACAGGGAGATGAAACGTCGGTTCCATTATCTGCACGAGAAGCTGAGCCACATCAAGCGGTTGGTCCTCGAGTACGATACGCTGCACTACGGCTACAGCATGGAGTTTGGGTACACTGCGAACGCCGATGGTAGCAATGAAATCAAGGAGATCGACAGTTTGCACTACTGA